Sequence from the Sciurus carolinensis chromosome 1, mSciCar1.2, whole genome shotgun sequence genome:
gtTCCTGCCTGGCACCTGCTGGGCCCAGCTGGGTGCTGTGTGAGCACAGTGACTTCAGGGGCCGCCAGTGGCTGGTGAGCAGCTGTGAGATCACCAACTGGCTGACCTACAGCGGCACCCAGAGGGTGGGTTCTCTCTACCCCATCAAACAGGTGGGTAGCACATCAGGGAGTGTCCAGGGCCTGTCCCGGGTCTGCCTCTGCAGGGGTGCGTCTGCGTGTTTCCCAAGCTCAGCACTGACGGACTTTTATCACAATTTCTGCCCCTCTTCCCACTTCTTGCACCATTATCTACCTAAGAGttttctctaaatttattttactgtatcCTTGTCCTAAGGAATACTATCGATAAAatcatatatgatttttttcttaatagacAGAATAAGTACATTAtcactgaattttcaaaaataagtttcTCCAAGCCAGGCATGGGGGTGTGTGCCTGTCATTCAGGCTGcttgagaggctggggcaggaggattgcaagttggaggccagcctgggccacttagcaagagcctgtctcaaaataaaaattttaaaaatgggctggaggtggagctcagtggtccctgggttcaatcccccaaatGTGTTATTCCACACAGGACTGAGAAGCATCTCCTGTACCACCTCCAGCAGTAAGCCCCTCACTTTGGGAACCAGGTGTCTGCACCTGGGTGTCTGTGCCCGCTTATCCAGGCATGGGTCTCATCTTGGCATAATTGATTTCCGCAGCAGCACCGCCCTgagctctgtgtgtgtctgtttctgGGCCTGTGACATCACTCGTGGTCATGGATCTGTGTGCTCTGGAGGTAACCTCTCCATGTGCACACCTGGTTGTGCccactgagtgtgtgtgtgtgtgtatgagggtGCCGGTGTCGTCCTCATGTCCACGGACTCTAATGCCATCGTTGCTGGAAGAAATCCTGGAGATTATCTCCAACCCTGACATTTTTGCGGATGGGGAAATAAGGTCCCAGAGAAGTGGACAAGGATTTGCTCTGCAATCTTGGGCACGCACTGCCCCTCTGTGgactccatttcttcatctttaaaatggggacaGCATGTGGTACCATGGGTGTGTTTGAGGACTGAGGATCTAAAATGGACGTGGACCCCTTGGAATGGTGCTGGAATAGGAAGCACTTGACTTTGGTTGTGGTCACTCTTATTGCTACTGTTACTGTCACCACCCTCGAGACCCCCTGCTGACTTGTGGACAGTCTGGTGTCCCCCTGTCACCACCCCCTTAGCatgtgtgtgtgcccatgtgtgTGCACGGCTGTCTGCAGGCACATCTGTCCTGTAGCAAGCATACGCTCCAGGCGTGGAGGGGCCCTGTTGGGTGGGGTGCGTGAATCTGCCTGTTTGTGTCTTCTGTGAGCTTCCGTGCCACCTCACACATCGTGGGTGTATCTGTCAGAGTGTCCCTCTGCACACGTCCATGGATGTCTGTGGACAGAGTAGTAGGTGAGTGAGTGTGAATTACCCATGTGCCCTTAGTGAGTGTGTGTGCAAAGAAGGGCGAGGTCGCAGCAGGGTCAGGGGAAGTTGGGTACAAAGGAGGGATTGGGAGCTTGATCCTAGAAGGTCCGAGCGGAGGGTGGTGGGCACCCCTGCCTGGGGACTCCTGACCCTCGACCTCTCCCTGCCACCAGCGCCGAGCTTATTTCCGCCTCTGGAATGCAGCCCTGGGGGGATTCCTGGCAGTGCCCGACCACGTGGAGGACATGAAGGCGGGTCGTGTGGTGGTCTCTGAGCCCCGGGCTGGCGGCAGCTTCGTCTGGTACTATGAGGATGGGCTGCTGAAGAACCAGGTACTGGTTTGGGGCTGGGAAGGGACTCCCTGGGCCCAGGCATTTGCAAGCTACCTTGGGGAACCCCAGCCCAGTCAGGAACAGGACCCGTGGGACCCTGTGGAGGTGGAGGGTGCAGGCGTGGAACCCTCCAGTTCATGCTTTCCCTGGGGCCTCAGTGTCCAAACAGTTGACCCAGATACCTCTAAGGAACCCCCCAGCTCTGATATCCTGTGCCAGAACTTGAGTCCTGCTGGTGATGATAGACTCACTCCTGTTTCCTGGGCACCTACTCTGTTCTAGGGGCTGGGACTATAGCAGTAGGAAGACAGAAAGACTTATGCCCTCCTGAAGTTTACATGCccctgaggagaggcagaaaCATCTTCAATGAGCaaaatatcttattattttagaTGACAAAAAGTGCAATAGAGGAAAGGTAGATCAAGGAAGGATAGGGAGTTTCAAGTAACTCTtcctgagaaggtgacatttgaaggGGGCAGCTATGCAGATGTTTAAGGGAAAAGTATTCCAGGCAGAGAGATCAGCAAGTGCAAGATGTGAACAGgcctggcattttttttttttttttttttttttttgcggtactggggatcgaacccagggccttgcacttgcaaggcaagcactctaccgactgagctatctccccagccccaggcctggaaTTTTTAGGATGGGCAAGGCTGCCTGAGTGGTTGGAATGAAGTGAGTGAGGGAGGAAGCAAGAGATGAGGTGAGAAGGGTTGGGGGGAGTGTAGGTGTTTGTAGGCCATTGtgagttttttgctttttgttttgttttagtttttgttttgttttcttgccttttaCTTGGAATGAGAGGGAATACTGACTATGTGTCAGGTACCATATTAAACCCTTTGCATGAATGCTTCCTGTATCCTCAGAGAATGCTATGGGCAGATTCTATTGTACTCTGCTTTTTATAGGTGAGGGTATCAgagcacagagagattaagtaatttgctgaaagtcacacagccagtaaaTGTATGGATGTTTGTCTGATGCTAAAACCTATGTCCTAGTGGGGCTAATATTTTCCCAGCTCTTTTATGGTTTCTCATGTTAAACcctcaaaaccaaacaaacaacaacccaaaaccaaaaaactagtATTCAGGATTCTTATAAGAAAGCAGAAACTCAGAAGGATTAAGAGACTTGCTTAGGGCCACAGTTCACCAGAACCAGAATTCAAACCCAATGTCTTGAGGGTGTCTTGGGTATGGTAGAATCCCTATGGGAAAACAGTGCCTAATGATCTCCTGGGCCTCAGGTGGCCCCCACCATGAGTCTGCAGGTAATTGGACCTCCCAGTCTAGGCTCCAAGGTGGTGCTCTGGGCTGAGAGCCGCCTGCCACGACAGACTTGGAGCATCAATGATTTGGGCCACATCTGCAGCCAGATGTTTGAAGGCCGGATCCTGGATGTGAAAGGTAACATGGGTTGCATGTATGGAAGGGAGCCGAGGGCAGCATGGTCCCCAGCTTTCTCTGACCACCTCTGATTCTCCCATCCTCTCCTAGGTGGCCGAGGCTATGACCGGGACCATGTGGTGCTGTGGGAACTGGCCAAGGACAGGGCATCCCAGATCTGGACCGTCCATGTGCTCTGAACCTCCTTTCCCCCCCAGCCCCAGAGCTTTGCTGGGACAGAATGTTTTTATAGGTGTTTTTTGTTGTAACATAAGCTATTTTCTAATAAGCTGCCAGGTATCTTTGTCTTTGTGTACCTTGGTATTGGGGTCAGGGATCGGGTTGAGGATTGACCACTGACCTTTTCCCCCTATATTCAGGCTGGCTTCTTTCCACCctgctgggttttttgttttggggggtttttgttttggtgggtgTGGGGGTCGGGGGTGGTAGGGCTAGGGTGTAAGGCCTCCCTCTGCCACGAGAGGGAGCCTGGGACTGAAGTAATTGGGTCGTGTGGCCCTTCATGCAGTCTCACCCAAATGGTGTGTACTGAGCCTGCCCATGAGTGGGAGTGACAGTTAAAGAGattccaccccaccccccagaTGGTCCCATATTCAGAGGACCACCACTTCGGTACCTGGGTGTTCTCAGAACGACAGATTCAGGTCTGGTACTGGGCGTGGGGATACAGACATGAAACAAACCTTGAGGTCCCCATCCTCAGGAAACATGGTCCGGTGGAAATCACCGACACATAAGGTGACACAGTCAAAAAGGAGGAGGACACAGTGGAGGGTGCCCAGAGCAGGACCCTCCTGCCTGGGGGTGCTCCTGCTGGCGTGCACAAGATGTGGGGGGAGTTGACCAGCCGAGATGGTGGCAGAGGAACCTGTTTCAGAGGTGCACACAAGTCCAGGGCTGAAAACCTTGAGGTTCAGCATGTGGGGCACATTGGGGGGGGCAGGAGAGTTGAGGGGgccccctctcctttcctctggcTTCCCCCAGTCTGGAGGTTTGGTCTCAGTCAAAGAAGACAGGACAGGACTGGGGACCCTATCCCAGCTGAGAGGACAGGACACAGGAGGGAGCAGCGTCCTCTGCCCTTAGATCTGGGGCCACTCTTGAGGCCTCTGGCAGAAGTCCTCAGGAAAAAGAGGGACAGGAGGGGCTGCACTGGGGCTCCCTTCCCTCTCTACAGCTCCAAACAGTGACACCCCAAACCCTGAAGGGAGTGGGTAGAGCAGTTGCTTATTCTTCCTGCCCCAGGTGACCGGGAAAGTAGACAGCCATCTCCTAACCCCCCTCCAGCCCCAGTGGCCAGAGATGTAAGGATGGGTGGCTCGTGAGCTTGCTTTCTGGGGATgccaaaataggggtggggagagCTCCTGGACCTGGGGGTTGCCCCAAATCCTTCATTCTGAGGATACCCAGGTCCTGGGGTGGGAGTCCTCTTGTGTCTGGGGTTATCCAGGGTCTGGGGAGTGGGGTGGTGGAATCTCTGGGAAAGTCATTATCAAACACTCAGGGACAGGGGAAGTAAATTCCACTAAAGGGGACAGTGAGGGTGGAGGTTCCTGAGTCTTATCACTGCGGAGTGATTCTAAGGAGAGGGTCCTCTGCAGTGGACTCTGGGTAGGCCACTTCCAGCCCCACTTGCTCCGTTGACAAGGGCGTGGGAAGCTCCTGGGTGTGTGCGCACAGCGCTGGGGCCTGGTGATGTCCAGTGACCACACGCAGGGCCCCTCCACAGACAAGGAGAACTTTATTGAGCCCCAGCTTGCCCCTTCACATCAGTACCTCTGTGTGGCCACTGCCTGTGTGGCACTGCCTGTCAACTTCTACCACTTGGGATCATCCTGAGGGTTGGCGGAGGGCAGGTGTTCTCTGGCTAGTGATGGTGGCGGCTATTTCAGGGGGCATAGAGCTAGAGGTGACACTGTCACCTCAGCTGAGGTAGAAAAGGTGGATGAGGGTGTTGGTCAAGAAGAAAAGGACACTGCCACCATCCATGTTGCTGAGAGCTGGGGCCCCACCTTTGGTAGGTCTCAACGTTGTGGAACCTTTGACCGTGGTGGCCCCACCACCGCCAGCCCCACCGCCGGCACCACCGCCGCCGGCACCACCGCCGGCACCACCACCGCCGGCACCACCGCCGGCACCGCCCCCGGCACCACCGCCGGCACCACCGCCGGCACCGCCCCCGGCACCACCGCCGGCACCACTGCTGCCTTCCCCGCtgccgccgcccccgccgccgccgctgccgccgccgccgccgccgcccgcagTGTTCGTGTTGCCCGCGGCCGCGGCAGTAGTCCCAGCAGCAGTCGTCTGTCCCAAGACTCCAGTTTGTATCTGCAAGAAGAGAAGTGGGGGCTGCTCAGGGTCCTCAGCCTTTCGTCTTGTTTGTTTTCGTTTCTGTACTGGGGACAACCCTGGGCGCCCTGCCACGGGCTGCACCCCGGTCCCTTCTATTTCTGTTctagaaagggtcttgctaaattgctgagggtctcattaagttgctgaggtttgaaATTTTGGTCCTCCGCCTCAGCTTCTGAAGTCGAGACTTCTCCACCACGCCAGGCTCAGGGGGCTTTTGAATGTCACTTTATTAAGGATGCATCCTCCCTTGTCCCTCTACCATAGGCCCTGTCGCGATGTTTGGCTGTTTCCTGCCTTGACAGGAGGCGCTTATGCCCCCACCCCCAAGCTTCTTTTCACCTCTCCCAGACCACCAGCGCCTCCATCACAGAGGGACACAGAGGAGCCCCAGCCCTTGATTCCACACCTGCAAGAGGCTTAGCATCCCTGAgcctgtttccttttctcccGAATGGGGAGAAGAGTCCCTCGTGGAGGGAAGGGTGACCTGCGACAGGGCCAAGTGAGAAACCCCTTGGCAAAgtatgggtgggtgggtgggtggagcaGTGGAAACAGCCAGTTGGTGACAAGCTGTCCTTGATGGTTGATAAAACTGCAACTGAAGCTGCTCTTAATGGAAATTAAGCTGTTTTTGATGGCGATCAAGCTGTCCTTGATGGTTGATGAAGCTGTTCTTGATCGAGAACTTGATGGCTCTTGTCTCCCATATTGACTGGGCCCCTCTGGGCACGTGGGATGCCACCAAAGCTGCCTCCTGAAATGGCAGCTGATTTGAGACTGAGTGGTAGGCTGCATTCCTCACCCCCAGGTCTCTCTCCTGCTGGGACAGGGCCCCCCTGACGGCAGAAGCAGAGCAGGCTCTGCTTGGACATTTCCTGGCCCCCTCCCACCAGGACCAGATCCATAGGCCCCCTGGGGGACACTGTTCCTCACTCAGGGGCTGTCTTTCTACACCTCTTAATTCCCTAGCATTACACAGCACCTCTGGGTGTCTCTGTGCCTGGCACCCTGTGAGGCTCCCAAGATGAGAACTCAGATTTCAACGCAGAGGCGGCCCTCAAGCAATCTGACCCTGGGCAGAAGGGTCAGAAGCTTGGGTGGGCAAACTCCCCTGGTCCGGGGTTCCTGTTGGAGCCTGTCTGCCTTTGCCTCCACGGGAGAAGGCTGGGCCGCCAGAAGCCCAAATTCCCTACCTCTCATGGCAGGCAGGTCAGGGAATCCTGAGGGTGGCACTGGGGGCTTTGGGGGACTTTTCCTACCTGAGTCAGAGCCAGGAAGCTGAAGGTGAGTAGAAGGAAGAGGAAGCCGTTCATCCTGGGAGGCTCTTGCTGGGTGCTCTTGGTAGCAGCTCTAGATAAGCTCAGAGCTTTTCCGCAGGCCTTTTTAGGCTTGGCTGCTTTTGAATCCCGAGGCAGGAGGTGTGGAGGGgtaaggagaggaaggagggcctatggggcaggcagggaggggctgggagctGCTTCCTTCCTATGGGTGCGGGGATCCAGGGCCCTGCAGGTGGTGAGTTATAGATAGgtgtgagccacatcccaaggGACCAGTGGTAGGCAGAGCGAGGGGGCAGTGGACAGGGCTACCGTCCTGGGCATCACATCTTGATTTAATTGCATGCCCACTCGGAGACCCAGGCCTGTAACAAAAGAGCTGCAGAAGGGTTAAATGCAGTAATAAcccattttaaaaaggcaaaaacatgaataaatattatatagatggtttgtgggttttttaaaagacaattagGGCAAGAGACAGGAACTGAAGGAGAGACTGGGGTAGATTCGGGTTTTGAGATGAGGTGGCGGATGGCCTGCAGGTTCTGAACCGAGGCTTGGGGAGCTGAGGCTTAGGAAGGGGTGGGAGGACCTTGGGAACATGGTAAAGCACTGGCTCAGCTCTGAGTGGGACTCGTTCCCTCCAGGGTTTAGGGTCCTCATTTCAAGTGGAAGACAAAATGGATTATTTCTGAAGTTTCTTCAGACCTAGTGTTTGGTGatttggataaagaaactagtaGATGaggggcttttgtttgtttgtttgtttgttttcttctttttctacctgggattgaatctaggggcgcttaaccatcaagccacgtccccagccctttttatattttatttagagacagggtctcgctgagttgcaatcctcctgcctcagcctcctgagctgctgacattacaggcatgcaccaccgcacctggcaagGTGAGTTGTTAGTGTCAGTCTGGGGTGGCTGGGAAGGGAACTAGTAGAGGGACTAGCAGTTGGCCAAAATGCAGTGGACAGGATTTGGGTGGGGGACCATGAAGTCCCAGCTATGGTTCCGGCGATGGGATTGTCCGCCACAGAAGGTCTGAGGACTTACTGGAGTGAAGGGGGAACCTGACTCAGGACCAGTGGGGCTCTTGACTTATGTGATGGGAAAGAATTTCAGCTTGTACCAAAGGCGTGGGAAAGCAGAGACATGGTCAAGGGAGAATGAGGGCAATCTCAAGGAGACATCCTTGGGCTGAAGGAAGGAATACATATTCTGGCTGTCTCCAGAGGGAGGGACAGGAGTCTGTTGGCATGGAGTGGTAATATTTATAGAGGGGTGGTTGGTAGGGGCTGGACTAGAGGTGGAGCCAGGGTGGAGCTACAGAATTTCAACCAGTTTCCACTGGGCTTGTGCACTGTCCTCTTGTTAGCCTAGGGTATGGGTCAAGGGCGGGTTGCTCTGGAGTCACAACTATTCGTGgtacttttttgtatttcagtagtttaTGGGTGTTTTCTTTGAGACTCAGTATCTCCCTTTAttcccaaattcctatctcagGATGAATCCTGGAGCTCTTTGGTGCTCTGTGGTATCCATTCTCTCACTTTGTTCTCAGTGATGCAGAGCAGTAGCTTTTATAATTATACCCACTTGACTGacgaagaaactgaggcttagatattaagtgacttgcccaaggttgtAAAGGGTGGAGCCATCTCATTTGAACTTCACTTCAGTTCTGTCTGAAGCCAtagctaccactgagctatatcctcagccctttttattttaaattttgagacaagtcttcCTAATTTCCTggggctgaacttgaacttgtgatccttctgcctcagcctcccaagttgctgggagtacagACGTGAGTCACTGCACCAGGCACCAAGTAAGTCTTGATTTCCTGACCTCCTGCTCCCCGGAACCCAGGCATTATCTCTGAAGCCCagctcctgcctcctccacctccctggCTTAGTTGGGGTCTTATTTACTAGTAGGCCAGATGGTGAAGGGGACTCCCTGACACTTCCCTTCTAAGATCAAGGCCTTGTGTCAAAAGCCTAGATAAAACCTGAGTGGGCCATCAAGGGCCTCCAGcttagaagagaaaagaagtgagAGTCAAGACTGGGAAGAGAAAGGCAGGAAGTGGAGAAGGTGtgggagggaggtgagaggaaCCCCCAGTCACCTATCACCCCCACCCCTATCagctcctacacacacacacacacacacacacacacacacacacacacaccccatgtCTGAGTTATCAGCTGCCTGGGGTAGGAGTAAGGGTGGTGATTCTGGGGGCTACTGAGAGCCAGAGAAGCGACAGGTGAAGCAAGGCGCTGACTCAGGAGACAGAAGGTCCAAAGTTGCTCTGCTGAAAATGGGTCCTGTTACTCTGGTcaatcttttccttgttttttgtttgtttgtttgtttgtttggtacctgggattgaacacagaggtttCACACCTTTGCCTCTTCTGCCCTCTGAGCAACTGTCTGGACAACATCTGCAGTAGACTGAACCCTAGTCACCAAATTAGAGAACTCTAAGAAATCATTTTGCAGATGGTAAAACTGAGGGCAAGTTCTCGGCAGAGTTGGGGCGGAGCCTAGATCGCCCAGTGCCTGCTCTCCACTGCGCAGCTTCTCCAGACCAGACTTCCCAATctttagagaaaagggaaatccCAGTCCACAGCCCTAGACTCTCCTTTGTGATCAAGACCAAATTCCTCCGCATTGACACTCAAGACCCCGCCTTCCCCCGGCCAAAACCTGGTTCCCTAACATCCTCTCCACCCAGCACACGCCCATCCTAGCCAGCCGCACCCGCCCTGCGGGCCCCGGCTGCCCCTGCGCTCTTACATCGTGTATTTCCTCTGCACGGAGAGCCCTCCCGTGCACCTAGGGTACCTGTGGACGCTCCTGTTTCTCGTCAAGATTTGCCTCAGAAGTCCCTGCCGCAACTCCCTCGTGAATGGAGAGTTGTTCCTCCACGTTCCAAGCCTTTTGCACTGCGTTCATTTGATGGTTATCAGGAGGCAGCAACAGGCTCCAAACAGCGAAGTTACCAATGCAGGAAAGAATCCAGGGCTTGAGAGAGGTGAGCCTTTCATTTGGACTGCTTTTCCTTTGAAGGTATTTGTCACTTCAAGAAGAGAcggctaagaaactgagcagaggTTTTTATAAATTTATGGGGTAAAAGGGAGAAAATCTGTCGTTCAGGACCCTTTGAGAAAGTAGTCCCAGACAGTTGCCCCCACTAGGCTTTGGGTTGGGACCAGGAAGGGTCCCACTTACAGTGAACAGGAAACCACAGCCCAGACCACACAGAAATCCAAGACaacccaacaaaacaaacaaagcaagaaagcaaCAAATAATGGAGTTTCACAGCAGATGAAGATAAGCAAATTGTCAATGAAACTTTCGAATAACTATGTGCTTAATCCAagaattggaatttttttttttttttttttttggtactagggatttaacccagggacaccaaacactgagccacatccccagccctttttatttttattttgagatagatccTCActacttgcttagggcctctctaagttgatgaggctcgccttgaacttgtagtcctcctgcttcagtctgtCAAGTTgtggggattacaggtatgtgtcactagGCCCCATGAGAACTGGAAATTatagaaaagaaccaaatggaaattcttgaactGAGAAATGTAACAATAGAAATGAAGTATTCACGGGGTGTGGTGAacttaggaaactgagacaggaggattgcacgtttgaagccagcctcagcaacttagccgtgggcaacctagtgaaaccctgtctcaaaataaaaattaaaagggctggggatgtggctcagtggtaaagcccccctgagttcaatccctagtaccaaaataaagaaattaattaattaattaataataaataggagagaaagaaaagaactcagTGGATAGGTTTAATCTTAGATTGGGTACAACTGAAGAACAAATTAGTGAAGGAAAAGTTAGATTATAAGAAAGTATGTATTATGGAATAATACATTTATTAAGTGTCTGCTGTGTGCCAGGTCCTGGTTTTGGCGTAGGCTCTGGGGACAGAGCACTGAACAAAAGGAGCTGCATTCAAAGGGGGAAAGACCAAAAACAATGGTAACTTCAGGTTTCACCAAATGCTACACTGCAGTCAGGAGGGGAATATGAGAAGCCAACATTCTGGGTCAGGACAGGCCACTGGGAGAAAGAATTTGCATAGAGACCTGCAGAACAAGAGGGGTCTAACAGGCAGAGCTACTCCTTCCAGTGTCACGGTCTTCCCTGACGCCTGTCCCAGGGTCTAGCACAGTTCCTCATGGGGTAGGTACTCAGTGTGTATTTGTTCAATGACAGAATGGAATATAGCAGGACTAGAGAGAGGAGGGTATTGCAGCACGTTACCGTGTGACCTGCTCTGAATTTTCATCCTTGATGAGAGAGGGCTGTGACCCAATAGCACCATAGAGCATTCAAGGTAAATCTTCATCTGTACAGTCACTAACAGATTCATTCTTGTGctcatccacttttttttttttttttttggtactggggattgaacccagaagttctttaccactgagccacatccccagccctttttaattttttattttgacacagggtctcactgagttgcttagggtcttgctcatTCACTCTTTCCATTAATTTATGATgctagctttttgttgctgtgaccaaaatacctgaaaagaacaacttagaggaggaaaagtttattttagctcacagttttagaggttcagtccatggtgggctgactccattgctctgagctctacatgaggcagaacatcatggcagaagggcatggcagaggaacgTTGCTCAACTTATGGTAGCCAGGtagtagagaaagagagagacagagagcaagagaagccaggtacaaaatataatccccaagggcatgatctacttcctccaaccaagCTCCAGCTGCCTCCAGTTATTACccagtaattcattcaaattaataatccatcaaatggattagtcCACGGAGTAGGTAACAGCTCTcgcaatctaatcatttcacttttgaacATTCCCTGCATTGCCAcatgcatgaacttttggggggatacctcatattgAAATCATAACATTTATTGACACCTACTGTGTGGCATACAAGATGAACGAGTAAAGGTCCCTTCCATTGAAGAGTTCGTTGTCCAAGAGGGGGCCCCTGGCTGTAATCATCACAAGACTGAATGAGAAATGCTATTATGACTGTAGAACTATAGAGTGGAGAGTGTGGTTCTGCTTGGGAGAAGAGGGGGGTGAATCAGAGATGGCTTCTTGGGAGGGGATGTTTGAGTTGGTTCTTGAATAAGGGGACTTTTTCCCCATAGAGAAGGCAAGGGAGAATGTTCCCATTGGAAGGAGAGGCTGAAACTTGGGAAAGCATGAAATTTATGGAACACGGAAGGCAGGTGGAGGGCAGGACTCAGATCCATCTCTTCTTATTATTTACTTTTCCCTCCTGAGCAACTAGGACCAAGTAAACTCTTTAACCCCAGAGTGGTCAAAACTGATAAGGGTGTTTCAGGAAATTACCTAAAAGCAAAGCAGACTCCCTCCACTCTCAAGAATAGAAACTTCCAGAGTCATCTAACCCATGTGGGAAACAGGTCCAgacctccctcctcccaggccagAGCTCTCAATCTGACAATGGAAATGGGATAAAGACAAACAGTGAGTAGGATAAAGACGAAGTCAGTTGACTCCAGAAGTCCAGAGGGAATCCTGGGTGAGAGTGGAAGGTGGACAGCTGGCCTCCAAGATCCTCCCGACACTCAAGTTTTATCTGAGCCTGGAGACCTCAGAGAGCTTTCTGGAGCTGCTAAGCTGAGAGATAGAGAAATACAGGTTGGAAAAATAACCGTAAGGTGATCTTAGACTCTGGTTCTCATAATTTTGTTTTGGggaaacacttttttttattgtatggtactagagattaataaacccaggagtgctttaccactgagctacagccccagcccagccctgtccTAAAATTTTAAAGGTGTCAGGGTGGGCCTCCAGTTGCAGATATCTTGCCTTAGTCTCTGGAGCTAccggaattacaggcatgtgccactgtgcccagctttagAAACACcttgctataaaaataataatgtgataatGTAAGGGGACAGGGAGGTGAGGATGGTGGaaacacaaggttaagagaataattctattaAATGAGCCCAATGTGCTGACCCCCCATGTTTTCTTTGCCACAAAGCAATCTGCCTGGAGCCCCCCTTGGCTTGGGCAGGGATGAAGGCcaggcagtcagtgtaggtaatgaatgatggggGTTGAGAGGACGAGGATTGATCATCAGGGGACAGA
This genomic interval carries:
- the LOC124964147 gene encoding glycine-rich protein 5-like, whose translation is MNGFLFLLLTFSFLALTQIQTGVLGQTTAAGTTAAAAGNTNTAGGGGGGGSGGGGGGGSGEGSSGAGGGAGGGAGGGAGGGAGGGAGGGAGGGGAGGGAGGGGAGGGAGGGGATTVKGSTTLRPTKGGAPALSNMDGGSVLFFLTNTLIHLFYLS